In the Acomys russatus chromosome 11, mAcoRus1.1, whole genome shotgun sequence genome, one interval contains:
- the Cuta gene encoding protein CutA, with amino-acid sequence MSWGRAPVLLLGGGATLLLSFLWMPALLPVACRLLVLPRALLSMASGSPPSQPSPAAGSGYVPGSVSAAFVTCPNEKVAKEIARAVVEKRLAACVNLIPQITSIYEWKGKIEEDREVLMMIKTQSSLVPALTDFVRSVHPYEVAEVIALPVQQGNAPYLHWVHQVTESVSDSGPALP; translated from the exons ATGAGCTGGGGGCGGGCGCCCGTCCTCCTGCTCGGCGGAGGG GCCACGCTGCTCTTGTCGTTTCTTTGGATGCCTGCGCTGCTGCCGGTGGCTTGCCGCCTTCTGGTGCTGCCCCGAGCCCTGCTGTCCATGGCTTCCGGAAGCCCTCCGTCCCAGCCTTCTCCGGCCGCGGGCTCCGGCTACGTTCCAGGATCAGTCTCTGCAGCGTTTGTCACTTGTCCCAACGAAAAAGTGGCCAAGGAGATCGCCAG GGCAGTGGTGGAGAAGCGCCTGGCAGCCTGCGTCAACCTCATCCCGCAGATCACATCCAT CTATGAATGGAAAGGAAAGATCGAGGAAGACCGCGAGGTGCTGATG ATGATTAAAACCCAGAGCTCCCTGGTCCCTGCTCTGACGGACTTTGTTCG ATCTGTGCACCCTTACGAGGTTGCTGAGGTGATTGCCCTGCCTGTGCAGCAGGGGAACGCCCCGTATCTGCACTGGGTGCACCAGGTCACAGAATCAGTTTCAGATTCCGGCCCGGCCCTACCGTGA
- the Phf1 gene encoding PHD finger protein 1 isoform X2, which yields MAQLPRLSRLGAASLWDPASPAPTSGPRPRLWEGQDVLARWTDGLLYLGTIKKVDSAREVCLVQFEDDSQFLVLWKDISPAALPGEELLCCVCRSETVVPGNRLVSCEKCRHAYHQDCHVPRAPAPGEGEGTSWVCRQCVFAIATKRGGALKKGPYARAMLGMKLSLPYGLKGLDWDAGHLSNRQQSYCYCGGPGEWNLKMLQCRSCLQWFHEACTQCLSKPLLYGDRFYEFECCVCRGGPEKVRRLQLRWVDVAHLVLYHLSVCCKKKYFDFDREILPFTSENWDSLLLGELSDTPKGERSSKLLSALNSHKDRFISGREIKKRKCLFGLHARTPPPVESLTGDGAPTSFPSGQGPGGGVSHPLGKRRRSEPESLRRRQKGKVEELGPPTAVHSRHGSREQRALQASVSPPPPSPNQSYQGSSGYNFRPTDARCLPSPIRMFASFHPSASTAGTSGDSEPPDRSPLELHIGFPTDTPKSPPHSMTASPPSAPALTPGLSRHSVPPAPLCRSLSPGTGGGVRGGVGYLSRGDPVRVLARRVRPDGSVQYLVEWGGGGIF from the exons ATGGCGCAGCTCCCCCGGCTGAGCCGCTTGGGTGCCGCCTCTCTGTGGGATCCAGCCTCCCCCGCTCCCACCTCAGGACCCAGACCCCGACTTTGGGAAGGTCAGGATGTGCTGGCCAGGTGGACTGATGGACTGCTGTATTTGGGCACTATCAAAAAG gtGGACAGCGCTCGGGAGGTGTGTCTGGTCCAGTTTGAGGATGACTCCCAGTTTCTGGTTCTATGGAAGGACATCAGCCCAG CTGCCCTCCCTGGGGAGGAGCTCCTCTGCTGTGTCTGCCGCTCTGAGACCGTGGTCCCTGGGAACCGGCTGGTCAGCTGTGAGAAGTGTCGCCACG CTTACCATCAGGACTGTCACGTCCCCAGGGCCCCAGCCCCTGGAGAAGGAGAGGGCACATCCTGGGTCTGCCGCCAGTGTGTCTTTGCGATTGCCACTAAG AGGGGCGGCGCCCTGAAGAAGGGTCCCTACGCCCGGGCCATGCTGGGCATGAAGCTTTCCCTGCCCTATGGACTTAAGGGGCTGGACTGGGATGCTGGACATTTGAGCAACAGACAGCAGAGCTACTGTTACTGTGGAGGCCCTGGGGA GTGGAACCTGAAAATGCTGCAGTGCAGGAGCTGCCTTCAGTGGTTCCATGAGGCCTGCACCCAGTGTCTGAGCAAGCCCCTCCTCTACGGAGACAG ATTCTATGAGTTTGAATGCTGTGTGTGCCGGGGCGGCCCCGAGAAGGTCCGGCGGCTGCAGCTTCGCTG GGTGGATGTGGCCCATCTCGTCCTCTATCACCTCAGCGTGTGCTGTAAGAAGAAGTACTTTGATTTTGACCGAGAGATCCTCCCCTTCACCTCCGAGAACTGGGACAGCCTGCTCCTGGGCGAG CTTTCAGACACCCCCAAGGGAGAACGTTCCTCCAAGCTCCTTTCTGCTCTCAACAGCCACAAGGACCG TTTTATTTCAGGGAGGGagattaaaaagaggaaatgtcTTTTTGGTCTCCATGCTCGGACCCCTCCTCCTGTGGAGTCTCTCACTGGAGACGGAGCCCCCACCAG CTTCCCTTCAGGGCAGGGCCCTGGGGGAGGGGTCTCACATCCCCTGGGGAAGCGACGGAGGTCGGAGCCAGAATccctgaggaggaggcagaaggggaaAGTGGAGGAACTGGGGCCACCCACAGCAGTGCACAGTCGGCATGGGTCCCGGGAGCAGAGGGCACTGCAG GCCTCAGTGTCTCCACCACCCCCCAGCCCTAACCAGAGCTACCAGGGCAGCAGCGGCTACAACTTCCGGCCCACAGATGCCCGCTGTCTGCCCAG CCCCATCCGGATGTTTGCTTCCTTCCACCCTTCTGCCAGCACTGCAGGGACCTCTGGGGACAGTGAACCCCCAGACAG GTCACCCCTGGAACTTCACATTGGCTTCCCCACAGACACCCCTAAAAGTCCTCCCCACTCAATGACTGCCTCACCTCCCTCGGCCCCAGCCCTGACCCCAGGCCTTTCTAGACATTCAGTTCCCCCTGCTCCCTTGTGCCGTAGTCTGTCTCCAGGGACTGGGGGGGGAGTCCGAGGTGGGGTTGGCTACCTATCCCGAGGGGACCCTGTGAGGGTCCTTGCTCGAAGAGTGCGGCCTGATGGCTCTGTGCAGTACCTAgttgagtggggggggggaggcatctTCTGA
- the Phf1 gene encoding PHD finger protein 1 isoform X1, with amino-acid sequence MAQLPRLSRLGAASLWDPASPAPTSGPRPRLWEGQDVLARWTDGLLYLGTIKKVDSAREVCLVQFEDDSQFLVLWKDISPAALPGEELLCCVCRSETVVPGNRLVSCEKCRHAYHQDCHVPRAPAPGEGEGTSWVCRQCVFAIATKRGGALKKGPYARAMLGMKLSLPYGLKGLDWDAGHLSNRQQSYCYCGGPGEWNLKMLQCRSCLQWFHEACTQCLSKPLLYGDRFYEFECCVCRGGPEKVRRLQLRWVDVAHLVLYHLSVCCKKKYFDFDREILPFTSENWDSLLLGELSDTPKGERSSKLLSALNSHKDRFISGREIKKRKCLFGLHARTPPPVESLTGDGAPTSFPSGQGPGGGVSHPLGKRRRSEPESLRRRQKGKVEELGPPTAVHSRHGSREQRALQASVSPPPPSPNQSYQGSSGYNFRPTDARCLPSSPIRMFASFHPSASTAGTSGDSEPPDRSPLELHIGFPTDTPKSPPHSMTASPPSAPALTPGLSRHSVPPAPLCRSLSPGTGGGVRGGVGYLSRGDPVRVLARRVRPDGSVQYLVEWGGGGIF; translated from the exons ATGGCGCAGCTCCCCCGGCTGAGCCGCTTGGGTGCCGCCTCTCTGTGGGATCCAGCCTCCCCCGCTCCCACCTCAGGACCCAGACCCCGACTTTGGGAAGGTCAGGATGTGCTGGCCAGGTGGACTGATGGACTGCTGTATTTGGGCACTATCAAAAAG gtGGACAGCGCTCGGGAGGTGTGTCTGGTCCAGTTTGAGGATGACTCCCAGTTTCTGGTTCTATGGAAGGACATCAGCCCAG CTGCCCTCCCTGGGGAGGAGCTCCTCTGCTGTGTCTGCCGCTCTGAGACCGTGGTCCCTGGGAACCGGCTGGTCAGCTGTGAGAAGTGTCGCCACG CTTACCATCAGGACTGTCACGTCCCCAGGGCCCCAGCCCCTGGAGAAGGAGAGGGCACATCCTGGGTCTGCCGCCAGTGTGTCTTTGCGATTGCCACTAAG AGGGGCGGCGCCCTGAAGAAGGGTCCCTACGCCCGGGCCATGCTGGGCATGAAGCTTTCCCTGCCCTATGGACTTAAGGGGCTGGACTGGGATGCTGGACATTTGAGCAACAGACAGCAGAGCTACTGTTACTGTGGAGGCCCTGGGGA GTGGAACCTGAAAATGCTGCAGTGCAGGAGCTGCCTTCAGTGGTTCCATGAGGCCTGCACCCAGTGTCTGAGCAAGCCCCTCCTCTACGGAGACAG ATTCTATGAGTTTGAATGCTGTGTGTGCCGGGGCGGCCCCGAGAAGGTCCGGCGGCTGCAGCTTCGCTG GGTGGATGTGGCCCATCTCGTCCTCTATCACCTCAGCGTGTGCTGTAAGAAGAAGTACTTTGATTTTGACCGAGAGATCCTCCCCTTCACCTCCGAGAACTGGGACAGCCTGCTCCTGGGCGAG CTTTCAGACACCCCCAAGGGAGAACGTTCCTCCAAGCTCCTTTCTGCTCTCAACAGCCACAAGGACCG TTTTATTTCAGGGAGGGagattaaaaagaggaaatgtcTTTTTGGTCTCCATGCTCGGACCCCTCCTCCTGTGGAGTCTCTCACTGGAGACGGAGCCCCCACCAG CTTCCCTTCAGGGCAGGGCCCTGGGGGAGGGGTCTCACATCCCCTGGGGAAGCGACGGAGGTCGGAGCCAGAATccctgaggaggaggcagaaggggaaAGTGGAGGAACTGGGGCCACCCACAGCAGTGCACAGTCGGCATGGGTCCCGGGAGCAGAGGGCACTGCAG GCCTCAGTGTCTCCACCACCCCCCAGCCCTAACCAGAGCTACCAGGGCAGCAGCGGCTACAACTTCCGGCCCACAGATGCCCGCTGTCTGCCCAG CAGCCCCATCCGGATGTTTGCTTCCTTCCACCCTTCTGCCAGCACTGCAGGGACCTCTGGGGACAGTGAACCCCCAGACAG GTCACCCCTGGAACTTCACATTGGCTTCCCCACAGACACCCCTAAAAGTCCTCCCCACTCAATGACTGCCTCACCTCCCTCGGCCCCAGCCCTGACCCCAGGCCTTTCTAGACATTCAGTTCCCCCTGCTCCCTTGTGCCGTAGTCTGTCTCCAGGGACTGGGGGGGGAGTCCGAGGTGGGGTTGGCTACCTATCCCGAGGGGACCCTGTGAGGGTCCTTGCTCGAAGAGTGCGGCCTGATGGCTCTGTGCAGTACCTAgttgagtggggggggggaggcatctTCTGA
- the Phf1 gene encoding PHD finger protein 1 isoform X5: MAQLPRLSRLGAASLWDPASPAPTSGPRPRLWEGQDVLARWTDGLLYLGTIKKVDSAREVCLVQFEDDSQFLVLWKDISPAALPGEELLCCVCRSETVVPGNRLVSCEKCRHAYHQDCHVPRAPAPGEGEGTSWVCRQCVFAIATKRGGALKKGPYARAMLGMKLSLPYGLKGLDWDAGHLSNRQQSYCYCGGPGEWNLKMLQCRSCLQWFHEACTQCLSKPLLYGDRFYEFECCVCRGGPEKVRRLQLRWVDVAHLVLYHLSVCCKKKYFDFDREILPFTSENWDSLLLGELSDTPKGERSSKLLSALNSHKDRFISGREIKKRKCLFGLHARTPPPVESLTGDGAPTRAGPWGRGLTSPGEATEVGARIPEEEAEGESGGTGATHSSAQSAWVPGAEGTAGTGAGGTSAAPSGCLLPSTLLPALQGPLGTVNPQTGHPWNFTLASPQTPLKVLPTQ; encoded by the exons ATGGCGCAGCTCCCCCGGCTGAGCCGCTTGGGTGCCGCCTCTCTGTGGGATCCAGCCTCCCCCGCTCCCACCTCAGGACCCAGACCCCGACTTTGGGAAGGTCAGGATGTGCTGGCCAGGTGGACTGATGGACTGCTGTATTTGGGCACTATCAAAAAG gtGGACAGCGCTCGGGAGGTGTGTCTGGTCCAGTTTGAGGATGACTCCCAGTTTCTGGTTCTATGGAAGGACATCAGCCCAG CTGCCCTCCCTGGGGAGGAGCTCCTCTGCTGTGTCTGCCGCTCTGAGACCGTGGTCCCTGGGAACCGGCTGGTCAGCTGTGAGAAGTGTCGCCACG CTTACCATCAGGACTGTCACGTCCCCAGGGCCCCAGCCCCTGGAGAAGGAGAGGGCACATCCTGGGTCTGCCGCCAGTGTGTCTTTGCGATTGCCACTAAG AGGGGCGGCGCCCTGAAGAAGGGTCCCTACGCCCGGGCCATGCTGGGCATGAAGCTTTCCCTGCCCTATGGACTTAAGGGGCTGGACTGGGATGCTGGACATTTGAGCAACAGACAGCAGAGCTACTGTTACTGTGGAGGCCCTGGGGA GTGGAACCTGAAAATGCTGCAGTGCAGGAGCTGCCTTCAGTGGTTCCATGAGGCCTGCACCCAGTGTCTGAGCAAGCCCCTCCTCTACGGAGACAG ATTCTATGAGTTTGAATGCTGTGTGTGCCGGGGCGGCCCCGAGAAGGTCCGGCGGCTGCAGCTTCGCTG GGTGGATGTGGCCCATCTCGTCCTCTATCACCTCAGCGTGTGCTGTAAGAAGAAGTACTTTGATTTTGACCGAGAGATCCTCCCCTTCACCTCCGAGAACTGGGACAGCCTGCTCCTGGGCGAG CTTTCAGACACCCCCAAGGGAGAACGTTCCTCCAAGCTCCTTTCTGCTCTCAACAGCCACAAGGACCG TTTTATTTCAGGGAGGGagattaaaaagaggaaatgtcTTTTTGGTCTCCATGCTCGGACCCCTCCTCCTGTGGAGTCTCTCACTGGAGACGGAGCCCCCACCAG GGCAGGGCCCTGGGGGAGGGGTCTCACATCCCCTGGGGAAGCGACGGAGGTCGGAGCCAGAATccctgaggaggaggcagaaggggaaAGTGGAGGAACTGGGGCCACCCACAGCAGTGCACAGTCGGCATGGGTCCCGGGAGCAGAGGGCACTGCAGGTACAGGGGCAGGGGGAA CCTCAGCAGCCCCATCCGGATGTTTGCTTCCTTCCACCCTTCTGCCAGCACTGCAGGGACCTCTGGGGACAGTGAACCCCCAGACAG GTCACCCCTGGAACTTCACATTGGCTTCCCCACAGACACCCCTAAAAGTCCTCCCCACTCAATGA
- the Phf1 gene encoding PHD finger protein 1 isoform X4, translating to MAQLPRLSRLGAASLWDPASPAPTSGPRPRLWEGQDVLARWTDGLLYLGTIKKVDSAREVCLVQFEDDSQFLVLWKDISPAALPGEELLCCVCRSETVVPGNRLVSCEKCRHAYHQDCHVPRAPAPGEGEGTSWVCRQCVFAIATKRGGALKKGPYARAMLGMKLSLPYGLKGLDWDAGHLSNRQQSYCYCGGPGEWNLKMLQCRSCLQWFHEACTQCLSKPLLYGDRFYEFECCVCRGGPEKVRRLQLRWVDVAHLVLYHLSVCCKKKYFDFDREILPFTSENWDSLLLGELSDTPKGERSSKLLSALNSHKDRFISGREIKKRKCLFGLHARTPPPVESLTGDGAPTRPQCLHHPPALTRATRAAAATTSGPQMPAVCPAPSGCLLPSTLLPALQGPLGTVNPQTGHPWNFTLASPQTPLKVLPTQ from the exons ATGGCGCAGCTCCCCCGGCTGAGCCGCTTGGGTGCCGCCTCTCTGTGGGATCCAGCCTCCCCCGCTCCCACCTCAGGACCCAGACCCCGACTTTGGGAAGGTCAGGATGTGCTGGCCAGGTGGACTGATGGACTGCTGTATTTGGGCACTATCAAAAAG gtGGACAGCGCTCGGGAGGTGTGTCTGGTCCAGTTTGAGGATGACTCCCAGTTTCTGGTTCTATGGAAGGACATCAGCCCAG CTGCCCTCCCTGGGGAGGAGCTCCTCTGCTGTGTCTGCCGCTCTGAGACCGTGGTCCCTGGGAACCGGCTGGTCAGCTGTGAGAAGTGTCGCCACG CTTACCATCAGGACTGTCACGTCCCCAGGGCCCCAGCCCCTGGAGAAGGAGAGGGCACATCCTGGGTCTGCCGCCAGTGTGTCTTTGCGATTGCCACTAAG AGGGGCGGCGCCCTGAAGAAGGGTCCCTACGCCCGGGCCATGCTGGGCATGAAGCTTTCCCTGCCCTATGGACTTAAGGGGCTGGACTGGGATGCTGGACATTTGAGCAACAGACAGCAGAGCTACTGTTACTGTGGAGGCCCTGGGGA GTGGAACCTGAAAATGCTGCAGTGCAGGAGCTGCCTTCAGTGGTTCCATGAGGCCTGCACCCAGTGTCTGAGCAAGCCCCTCCTCTACGGAGACAG ATTCTATGAGTTTGAATGCTGTGTGTGCCGGGGCGGCCCCGAGAAGGTCCGGCGGCTGCAGCTTCGCTG GGTGGATGTGGCCCATCTCGTCCTCTATCACCTCAGCGTGTGCTGTAAGAAGAAGTACTTTGATTTTGACCGAGAGATCCTCCCCTTCACCTCCGAGAACTGGGACAGCCTGCTCCTGGGCGAG CTTTCAGACACCCCCAAGGGAGAACGTTCCTCCAAGCTCCTTTCTGCTCTCAACAGCCACAAGGACCG TTTTATTTCAGGGAGGGagattaaaaagaggaaatgtcTTTTTGGTCTCCATGCTCGGACCCCTCCTCCTGTGGAGTCTCTCACTGGAGACGGAGCCCCCACCAG GCCTCAGTGTCTCCACCACCCCCCAGCCCTAACCAGAGCTACCAGGGCAGCAGCGGCTACAACTTCCGGCCCACAGATGCCCGCTGTCTGCCCAG CCCCATCCGGATGTTTGCTTCCTTCCACCCTTCTGCCAGCACTGCAGGGACCTCTGGGGACAGTGAACCCCCAGACAG GTCACCCCTGGAACTTCACATTGGCTTCCCCACAGACACCCCTAAAAGTCCTCCCCACTCAATGA
- the Phf1 gene encoding PHD finger protein 1 isoform X3, translated as MAQLPRLSRLGAASLWDPASPAPTSGPRPRLWEGQDVLARWTDGLLYLGTIKKVDSAREVCLVQFEDDSQFLVLWKDISPAALPGEELLCCVCRSETVVPGNRLVSCEKCRHAYHQDCHVPRAPAPGEGEGTSWVCRQCVFAIATKRGGALKKGPYARAMLGMKLSLPYGLKGLDWDAGHLSNRQQSYCYCGGPGEWNLKMLQCRSCLQWFHEACTQCLSKPLLYGDRFYEFECCVCRGGPEKVRRLQLRWVDVAHLVLYHLSVCCKKKYFDFDREILPFTSENWDSLLLGELSDTPKGERSSKLLSALNSHKDRFISGREIKKRKCLFGLHARTPPPVESLTGDGAPTRPQCLHHPPALTRATRAAAATTSGPQMPAVCPAAPSGCLLPSTLLPALQGPLGTVNPQTGHPWNFTLASPQTPLKVLPTQ; from the exons ATGGCGCAGCTCCCCCGGCTGAGCCGCTTGGGTGCCGCCTCTCTGTGGGATCCAGCCTCCCCCGCTCCCACCTCAGGACCCAGACCCCGACTTTGGGAAGGTCAGGATGTGCTGGCCAGGTGGACTGATGGACTGCTGTATTTGGGCACTATCAAAAAG gtGGACAGCGCTCGGGAGGTGTGTCTGGTCCAGTTTGAGGATGACTCCCAGTTTCTGGTTCTATGGAAGGACATCAGCCCAG CTGCCCTCCCTGGGGAGGAGCTCCTCTGCTGTGTCTGCCGCTCTGAGACCGTGGTCCCTGGGAACCGGCTGGTCAGCTGTGAGAAGTGTCGCCACG CTTACCATCAGGACTGTCACGTCCCCAGGGCCCCAGCCCCTGGAGAAGGAGAGGGCACATCCTGGGTCTGCCGCCAGTGTGTCTTTGCGATTGCCACTAAG AGGGGCGGCGCCCTGAAGAAGGGTCCCTACGCCCGGGCCATGCTGGGCATGAAGCTTTCCCTGCCCTATGGACTTAAGGGGCTGGACTGGGATGCTGGACATTTGAGCAACAGACAGCAGAGCTACTGTTACTGTGGAGGCCCTGGGGA GTGGAACCTGAAAATGCTGCAGTGCAGGAGCTGCCTTCAGTGGTTCCATGAGGCCTGCACCCAGTGTCTGAGCAAGCCCCTCCTCTACGGAGACAG ATTCTATGAGTTTGAATGCTGTGTGTGCCGGGGCGGCCCCGAGAAGGTCCGGCGGCTGCAGCTTCGCTG GGTGGATGTGGCCCATCTCGTCCTCTATCACCTCAGCGTGTGCTGTAAGAAGAAGTACTTTGATTTTGACCGAGAGATCCTCCCCTTCACCTCCGAGAACTGGGACAGCCTGCTCCTGGGCGAG CTTTCAGACACCCCCAAGGGAGAACGTTCCTCCAAGCTCCTTTCTGCTCTCAACAGCCACAAGGACCG TTTTATTTCAGGGAGGGagattaaaaagaggaaatgtcTTTTTGGTCTCCATGCTCGGACCCCTCCTCCTGTGGAGTCTCTCACTGGAGACGGAGCCCCCACCAG GCCTCAGTGTCTCCACCACCCCCCAGCCCTAACCAGAGCTACCAGGGCAGCAGCGGCTACAACTTCCGGCCCACAGATGCCCGCTGTCTGCCCAG CAGCCCCATCCGGATGTTTGCTTCCTTCCACCCTTCTGCCAGCACTGCAGGGACCTCTGGGGACAGTGAACCCCCAGACAG GTCACCCCTGGAACTTCACATTGGCTTCCCCACAGACACCCCTAAAAGTCCTCCCCACTCAATGA